A stretch of DNA from Bacillota bacterium:
ACCTGTTTTAAAAGAAGGCAAAGTAGCAGGAGTTTTGCGACTACATGAAATTTTTCAAGAGATAGCTGGCCTGGTGACAGATTTATACGAAAAGTGACATTCAAATCTGATGTATAGTTTTAAGTTAGTTATTTTTGAATGTAAAGTAGTAGGGAAGTGACAAACAATGGAGCAACAGTCAATTTCCGCATTAGCCATACCTGAGAACATGCAGGTTGCTTTTGCTACAGCAGTATTTTTAATCACTTACGCTATAATAGTTTCCGAAAAAATCCACCGCTCGGTAATAGCCTTCGTAGGTGCCGCGGTGATGATTCTCACCGGCATTCTAAACCCGGAACTGGCCGTTCATTATGTTGATTGGAACACCATCGGCCTGTTGGTGGGTATGATGATTATTGTTGGTATCACTCGGGAAACCGGGCTTTTTGAATTTCTAGCCATTAAGGCAGCGAAAATGGCCAAAGGTCGTCCCCTGGCTATTATGGTTTCCCTGGCTGCAATCACAGCAATATGTTCGGCACTACTGGATAACGTTACCACAGTGCTGTTAATGGTGCCTGTAACCTTCGCCATTGCGCGCAAGCTGGAACTGAGCCCTATTCCGTTTTTAATTGTAGAGATTATATCTTCAAACATTGGTGGAACGGCCACCCTTATCGGTGACCCACCTAACATCATGATCGGAAGCGCAACACACCTGGGTTTCTTGGATTTTGTGATTAACCTTACCCCGGTGGTTATTCTTATTCACGTGGTAACAATCTTTATACTTCAGTTAATCTATAAACGTCAAATGATTGTTACACCGGAAATACAGGAGCGCATTTACGATCTGGACGAAACTCAGGAACTTAAAGACATTCCCTTAATGAAAAAATGTCTTTTGGTGATGGGCATTACCATTTTAGGTTTTTTCCTGCACCAGTTCCTGCACTTGGAGTCCAGCGTTATAGCACTTACCGGTGCATCACTTTTGCTACTAATTACCAATTCCGACCCCGAGCATCCCCTGCATAACGTGGAATGGCCGGTTATATTCTTCTTTATAGGCCTGTTCGTTATCGTTGGTGCACTGGAAGAGGTTGGAATTATTGAATCCCTGGCCCATTTTGCACTCGAGGCTACCGGCGGGGTGGTATTCCCTACGGGCATGCTCATTCTATGGGTATCTTCAGTAGCCTCAGCCTTTGTTGACAATATACCCTTCGTGGCCACTATGATTCCCCTCATTCACAGTATGGCAGCTAATAATGCCGATATTAATACAGCGCAGAACTTCCTCTGGTGGGCTCTCTCACTGGGTGCCTGTCTGGGGGGTAACGGTACTATCATCGGCGCCTCGGCAAACGTGGTGGTTATCGGTATGGCGGAAAAACGCGGCTCTCGGATTTCCTTTATGGATTTCTTCAAGATTGCTTTCCCCTTAATGATTCTGTCAATCATCATTGCCACCGCCTACCTGTGGCTCTGGTTCTACCTGCACACTACTGTAGCACTTATTAGCACGTTGGTAGTGGCAGCAATTATGGGATTGATTCTCAACATCTTTAATAAACGTCTTGCGGCTCAAAGTGTGCAAAGCAGTGGTGACCAAGCCAAGAGTATGTAATTTATTTAGGCGCAGCGGTTTTTGCCAGCCGCTGCCGTCATTGATTGCGTGTCCCCGATTTGGCGACTCCTGCTGGTCAAACTCAATCGGTAAAAGAAACCGCCCGAATCTTACTTCCATCCATACCAGGATCTCACCCAATACTGACATCCCAAACACCCCACAATGTCTTTGAGGACTCCATTATGGTATAAAAAAGTTAAAAAAATCCAAAAAATCCTCTTGGCTTGCTTTTCTAAAGCCGAATCTAACAATGATAGGTCTGGATTTCCTCGCTTATAATGAAGTTTCAAACTGGGTCTTTTTTTGTATTCTTTTGGTGGCGCAAGAATAATACATTATTTCATTCTCTACTATATAAATGCCCAGGCGGACACCTTTATTCTCGGTGGCCAAATAGACGGCCTTTTGAGTGAATAAATTCACTAATTGCCGCTGTGTTTCATCTTTATTGTATATGATAAATTTCTCCCTTTAAGTGATTGCGAAAGCACTCACAATCACTTACTATAATGAAATTTTACGCCAGATCAGAAGGTCTATTAGTACTGAATCTGGCGATTTATTATTTCAATAAAGGGCCAATTACTTAACCAGAAGTACTGGGCAAGGAGATAGGTGAAGCACCTTATTACTAACACT
This window harbors:
- a CDS encoding ArsB/NhaD family transporter — encoded protein: MPENMQVAFATAVFLITYAIIVSEKIHRSVIAFVGAAVMILTGILNPELAVHYVDWNTIGLLVGMMIIVGITRETGLFEFLAIKAAKMAKGRPLAIMVSLAAITAICSALLDNVTTVLLMVPVTFAIARKLELSPIPFLIVEIISSNIGGTATLIGDPPNIMIGSATHLGFLDFVINLTPVVILIHVVTIFILQLIYKRQMIVTPEIQERIYDLDETQELKDIPLMKKCLLVMGITILGFFLHQFLHLESSVIALTGASLLLLITNSDPEHPLHNVEWPVIFFFIGLFVIVGALEEVGIIESLAHFALEATGGVVFPTGMLILWVSSVASAFVDNIPFVATMIPLIHSMAANNADINTAQNFLWWALSLGACLGGNGTIIGASANVVVIGMAEKRGSRISFMDFFKIAFPLMILSIIIATAYLWLWFYLHTTVALISTLVVAAIMGLILNIFNKRLAAQSVQSSGDQAKSM